Proteins found in one uncultured Fusobacterium sp. genomic segment:
- a CDS encoding radical SAM protein, whose translation MILAGGEPLLNFQVIEKIYSYLEENGYNCKIGLQSNGTLITEEIAEKLSKMRINIGISFDGTIKINEELRGKTKRTLEGINLLREKNRNDNLNCVVSNRNIDKLDKLVEMAYYLGNIQGIGLDLLRVTGNCLENQDLTPPKDEDIYINLKKAYEKIEILKELTGKKIVIREIEEARIRTTTRCSSENYCYSSLGQAMVVTPEGDAYPCSSLVGNKDYYMGNIDGEIEIKKLSSGKYERCNFCEYRDICKGCCPSRMIFNTSYGLEDKDCVLRKAVFKILKDKAGKINE comes from the coding sequence TTGATTTTAGCAGGTGGAGAGCCTCTTTTAAATTTTCAAGTAATAGAAAAAATTTACTCATATTTAGAGGAGAATGGTTATAATTGTAAAATAGGACTTCAAAGTAATGGAACTTTGATAACAGAAGAGATAGCTGAAAAACTATCAAAAATGAGAATAAATATTGGAATAAGCTTTGATGGAACAATAAAGATAAATGAGGAGCTTAGAGGGAAAACTAAAAGAACTTTAGAAGGAATAAATCTTTTAAGGGAAAAAAATAGAAATGACAATCTAAATTGTGTAGTTAGCAATAGAAATATTGATAAGTTAGATAAGTTAGTAGAGATGGCATATTATTTAGGAAATATACAGGGGATTGGGCTTGATTTATTAAGAGTTACAGGAAATTGTCTAGAAAATCAAGATCTTACTCCTCCTAAAGATGAGGACATATATATCAATTTGAAAAAAGCTTATGAAAAAATAGAAATTTTAAAAGAATTAACAGGGAAAAAGATAGTGATAAGAGAGATAGAAGAGGCAAGAATAAGGACAACTACAAGGTGTAGTAGTGAAAATTATTGTTATTCATCTTTGGGACAAGCAATGGTTGTTACTCCAGAAGGAGATGCCTACCCTTGTAGCTCTCTTGTAGGGAATAAAGATTATTATATGGGAAATATAGATGGAGAAATAGAGATAAAAAAACTTTCTTCTGGAAAATATGAGAGGTGTAACTTTTGTGAATATAGAGATATTTGCAAAGGGTGTTGCCCTTCAAGAATGATTTTTAATACTTCTTATGGGTTAGAGGATAAAGATTGTGTTTTACGGAAAGCAGTATTTAAAATATTAAAAGATAAGGCAGGTAAGATCAATGAGTAG
- a CDS encoding toprim domain-containing protein — MEKAYKFKEYGDQLRFDYCPVCKSEGDNPDFTLNKKTGDFYCHREGKGGKFHQLREYDEDFYNFAKTIIKIGSKKKTTPKVNLDEAMRKRGSYFLNKEWIGYLKGRGIGEKYLKNLFRLGKNKNMMIPITDGKKVVAIKYRGLNKEMSCEVGSSGNYFINWQHIVNRNYLIIVEGEIDLLSALEVGFENVVSLPFGAHNVRAVKNQKKWIGEFEKIIIAVDNDEAGEKCYSKILEELKEIHHKLYRVYMGKYKDFNEILVNESGEKLKEVIENCVRCDQAEEEIFFQGENGYLIKDRGEIIPLTDFLLEIKGFSDGYILGVSYNMGSRREFRAKKTELLLPTGIVQYLGYYFASPNTIASFWSWILKENEDKFIGEIDHYGIVGDNYYDKASKIICDKNDLAIQNIENIPDLTKSNKMWLRKNLIFLRKDINQSLLGVCWALGRIHISEGSYPILELAGTTSAGKTEYAEFIVRLLFGTKENIKSLGTLTLHQIRSISSCSNITPWVMDEVKIVGRNLKEKADYFASTIRSIYDNKTINQGNTKNRLYEFKLCTPFIISGETKINDVSIKNRVIPVQLKTTNKGDYQVFEKFKYTDILERLGKAILKQRLEKGAIIIPENRIRDVFPDVIDERQLHNIKCVYIGFRALDQIVKFDKEVKDSFVKFLSKVANDGANPVRNFLALLGLLAESDKDCRLFYQVKDGKHYIWFSMVYKGICEEHFRTNSTLELLDMDTLRQQLKEIQFIIRERVSVRFPIDSFSKKTRIVSATEIQPISIFDFQMKE, encoded by the coding sequence ATGGAAAAAGCTTACAAATTTAAAGAGTATGGAGATCAATTAAGGTTTGACTATTGCCCTGTTTGTAAAAGTGAGGGAGATAACCCAGATTTTACTTTAAACAAAAAAACTGGGGATTTTTATTGTCACAGAGAGGGAAAAGGTGGAAAATTTCATCAATTAAGAGAGTACGATGAGGATTTTTACAACTTCGCCAAAACAATAATAAAAATTGGCAGTAAAAAGAAAACTACACCTAAAGTTAATCTTGATGAGGCAATGAGAAAGAGAGGAAGTTATTTTTTAAACAAAGAATGGATTGGATATCTAAAGGGGAGGGGGATAGGTGAAAAATATCTTAAAAACCTATTTCGTCTTGGAAAAAACAAAAATATGATGATTCCTATTACAGATGGTAAAAAGGTTGTAGCAATAAAATATCGTGGATTAAACAAGGAGATGTCTTGTGAAGTTGGTAGCAGTGGAAACTATTTTATAAACTGGCAACACATTGTTAATAGGAATTATCTAATTATAGTTGAAGGGGAGATTGATCTTTTAAGTGCATTGGAAGTTGGTTTTGAAAATGTTGTCAGTTTACCTTTTGGGGCTCACAATGTAAGGGCTGTTAAAAATCAAAAAAAATGGATAGGGGAGTTTGAAAAGATAATAATTGCAGTTGATAATGATGAGGCAGGGGAGAAGTGTTATAGCAAGATTTTAGAGGAGTTAAAGGAGATTCACCACAAGCTGTACAGGGTATATATGGGAAAATATAAGGATTTTAACGAGATTTTAGTCAATGAAAGTGGAGAGAAATTAAAAGAGGTTATTGAAAATTGTGTAAGATGTGATCAAGCTGAGGAGGAGATATTTTTTCAGGGGGAAAATGGGTATTTAATAAAGGATAGAGGGGAGATTATCCCACTTACTGACTTTTTATTGGAGATAAAGGGGTTTTCTGATGGGTACATATTAGGAGTATCATACAATATGGGAAGTAGAAGGGAGTTTAGAGCTAAAAAAACAGAGCTTTTACTTCCAACTGGAATAGTTCAATATTTAGGTTACTATTTTGCCTCTCCAAATACAATAGCAAGTTTTTGGAGCTGGATTTTAAAGGAGAATGAAGATAAATTTATAGGTGAGATTGATCATTACGGAATAGTTGGGGACAATTATTATGATAAAGCCTCAAAAATCATCTGTGATAAAAACGATCTTGCAATTCAAAATATAGAGAATATCCCTGATTTAACTAAGAGCAATAAAATGTGGTTAAGAAAAAACCTTATATTTTTAAGAAAAGATATTAATCAAAGCTTGTTAGGGGTGTGTTGGGCATTGGGAAGAATCCACATTTCAGAGGGCTCATATCCAATTTTGGAGCTTGCAGGGACTACTTCAGCAGGAAAAACAGAGTATGCAGAGTTTATTGTGAGATTGCTTTTTGGAACAAAGGAGAACATTAAAAGCTTGGGAACACTTACACTTCACCAGATTAGAAGTATCTCAAGTTGCTCAAATATCACACCTTGGGTTATGGACGAGGTAAAGATAGTGGGACGGAACTTAAAGGAGAAAGCTGACTATTTTGCTAGTACTATAAGATCAATTTATGATAACAAAACTATAAACCAAGGAAACACTAAAAATAGATTATATGAGTTTAAACTTTGTACCCCTTTTATTATCTCTGGAGAAACTAAGATAAATGATGTGTCAATTAAAAATAGGGTTATTCCAGTTCAGTTAAAAACTACAAATAAAGGTGATTATCAAGTATTTGAAAAGTTTAAATATACAGATATTTTAGAGAGGCTTGGAAAAGCAATTTTAAAACAAAGGTTAGAAAAAGGGGCAATAATCATACCTGAAAATAGAATTAGAGACGTTTTTCCAGATGTAATTGACGAGAGACAGTTACATAATATTAAGTGTGTATATATCGGATTTAGAGCACTTGATCAGATTGTGAAATTCGATAAAGAGGTGAAAGATAGCTTTGTAAAATTTCTATCTAAAGTGGCAAATGATGGGGCTAATCCTGTTAGGAACTTCCTAGCACTTTTAGGGTTGTTAGCAGAGTCTGATAAGGATTGTAGACTATTTTATCAGGTGAAAGATGGAAAACATTACATATGGTTTAGCATGGTGTATAAGGGGATTTGTGAGGAGCATTTTCGGACTAATAGCACCCTAGAACTGCTTGACATGGACACTTTACGGCAACAATTAAAGGAAATACAGTTCATTATTCGTGAAAGAGTGTCTGTTCGTTTTCCGATAGATAGTTTTAGCAAAAAAACTCGAATTGTCTCAGCTACTGAAATACAGCCTATTAGTATCTTTGATTTTCAGATGAAAGAGTAA
- a CDS encoding helix-turn-helix domain-containing protein, translating to MKKKSLEHYCFSKIDELSEREKELIEIFVADLGEWATVKEVSKYLKIHKNTIYNMVNDEILISRRVNRSIRIYSKSLICIFEE from the coding sequence TTGAAAAAAAAGTCTTTAGAACACTATTGTTTTAGTAAGATTGATGAGTTGTCAGAGAGAGAAAAGGAGCTTATTGAGATTTTTGTGGCTGATTTAGGGGAGTGGGCGACTGTAAAAGAGGTGTCAAAGTACTTAAAAATCCATAAAAACACCATATATAATATGGTTAATGATGAGATTCTTATATCTAGGAGGGTAAATCGTTCAATTAGGATATATAGCAAAAGTTTAATCTGTATTTTTGAGGAGTAA